Proteins encoded within one genomic window of Sphaerotilus montanus:
- a CDS encoding methyltransferase domain-containing protein, with translation MAGPGVDFWQQRFEADDIPWDRGAVSPQLAPWLADGTLAAGQRVAVPGCGSGHEVLALVQAGCRVTAIDYAPAAVARTAQRLHDAGLGAGACALVQADVLQWQPAEPLDAVFEQTCWCAIHPDHWADYAAQLHRWLRPGGRLCLMGMQVLRPGSAIGRIEGPPYHLDINLLRALLPADRWQWPAPPYEAVPHPRGWRELAIGLLRR, from the coding sequence ATGGCCGGCCCAGGCGTCGATTTCTGGCAGCAGCGGTTCGAGGCGGATGACATCCCCTGGGACCGCGGCGCCGTCAGCCCGCAGCTCGCGCCGTGGCTGGCGGACGGCACGCTCGCGGCGGGTCAGCGGGTGGCCGTGCCCGGCTGTGGCAGCGGGCACGAGGTGCTGGCGCTGGTGCAGGCCGGCTGCAGGGTCACCGCGATCGACTATGCCCCGGCTGCGGTCGCGCGGACCGCACAGCGTCTGCACGACGCAGGGCTGGGCGCTGGTGCCTGCGCCCTGGTGCAGGCGGATGTCCTGCAGTGGCAGCCTGCCGAGCCGCTGGACGCGGTGTTCGAGCAGACCTGCTGGTGCGCGATCCACCCGGACCACTGGGCCGACTACGCCGCACAGCTGCACCGCTGGCTGCGGCCTGGCGGGCGGCTGTGCCTGATGGGCATGCAGGTGCTGCGGCCTGGATCGGCCATCGGTCGCATCGAGGGGCCGCCGTACCACCTCGACATCAACCTGCTGCGGGCGCTGCTGCCGGCGGACCGCTGGCAATGGCCGGCGCCGCCGTATGAGGCGGTGCCACACCCGCGCGGGTGGCGGGAGCTGGCGATCGGGCTGTTGCGGCGTTGA
- a CDS encoding antibiotic biosynthesis monooxygenase family protein — protein sequence MILELADIRIQPGRQADFDAAIQRGVETVISQAKGFFGYKVNKGVESPERYLLMIWWETLENHTVDFRESPAFAEWRAIVGPFFAQPPQVEHFTLLAKSAEPR from the coding sequence GTGATCCTCGAACTTGCCGACATCCGCATCCAGCCCGGCCGCCAGGCCGACTTCGACGCCGCCATCCAGCGCGGCGTGGAAACCGTCATCAGCCAGGCCAAGGGCTTCTTCGGCTACAAGGTCAACAAGGGGGTCGAGTCGCCCGAGCGCTACCTGCTGATGATCTGGTGGGAGACGCTGGAGAACCACACGGTCGATTTCCGCGAGTCGCCCGCCTTCGCCGAGTGGCGCGCCATCGTCGGGCCGTTCTTCGCGCAACCGCCGCAGGTCGAGCATTTCACGCTGCTGGCCAAGTCGGCCGAGCCGCGCTGA
- a CDS encoding YaeQ family protein, with product MAIRSTVHKAELSIADIDRYYYADHALTLARHPSETEERLMVRLVAFAMHAHERLLPAGGLSTEDEPDFWRCDDTGSIQQWIEVGLPDERMLRKASGRSDEVVLITYGGRKAEVWRSENASALAKLRKLTMWFITEADCEALQTLVERTMRIGVTIQDGHLLFAGEKNSVEVTPVLWQGDKAA from the coding sequence ATGGCCATCCGCTCCACCGTTCACAAAGCCGAGCTGTCGATCGCCGACATCGACCGCTACTACTACGCCGACCACGCCCTCACGCTGGCCCGGCATCCTTCCGAAACCGAAGAACGCCTGATGGTGCGCCTCGTCGCCTTCGCGATGCACGCACACGAGCGGCTGTTGCCGGCCGGCGGGCTCTCCACCGAGGACGAACCGGACTTCTGGCGCTGCGACGACACCGGCTCCATCCAGCAGTGGATCGAGGTCGGCCTGCCCGACGAGCGGATGCTGCGCAAGGCCAGCGGGCGCTCGGACGAGGTGGTGCTCATCACCTACGGTGGGCGCAAGGCCGAGGTCTGGCGCAGCGAAAACGCCTCGGCGCTGGCCAAGTTGCGCAAGCTCACGATGTGGTTCATCACCGAGGCCGATTGCGAGGCGCTGCAGACGCTGGTCGAGCGCACGATGCGCATCGGCGTGACGATCCAGGACGGGCACCTGCTGTTCGCGGGGGAGAAGAACAGCGTCGAGGTGACGCCGGTGCTGTGGCAGGGCGACAAGGCGGCGTGA
- a CDS encoding peptide chain release factor 3, translated as MSDLSTEIRRRRTFAIISHPDAGKTTLTEKLLLFSGAIQIAGSVKARKASRHATSDWMEIEKQRGISVASSVMQMEYGDCVINLLDTPGHQDFSEDTYRVLTAVDAALMVIDAANGVEPQTRRLLQVCRARNTPILTFINKMDREVKDPLALMDEIEQELGMTVVPFTWPVGMAKFFHGVMDLREDQMRLFAPGEDRAGGDEEVLHGLENPVHAERFGAPYEQALGEVELVREAAPAFDHAEFLAGRQTPMFFGSAINNFGVREILDALVALAPPPGNRQAIERTVEPTEPKFTGVVFKVQANMDPAHRDRIAFVRVSSGKFIRGMRLKVVRNGKEMRPQTVVSFLSQRRELVDEAVAGDIIGIPNHGVLQLGDTLTEGEMLHYTGLPFFAPESFRTVEIKDPLRGKQLRQGLQQLGEEGAIQVFNPVAGGSLMLGAIGQLQFEVVLHRLKGEYGVDARLDPCRFSIARWITSEDENKLKRFIESEQLRIAYDVVGAPAFLVQYSSDLRVAQERAPDIQFHAMREHSGRVFGQAPTL; from the coding sequence ATGTCCGACCTCTCCACCGAGATCCGCCGCCGCCGCACCTTCGCGATCATTTCCCACCCTGACGCCGGCAAGACCACGCTGACCGAGAAGCTGCTGCTGTTCTCCGGCGCGATTCAGATCGCCGGCTCCGTCAAGGCGCGCAAGGCCAGCCGCCACGCCACCTCCGACTGGATGGAGATCGAGAAGCAGCGCGGCATCTCGGTCGCCTCCTCCGTCATGCAGATGGAGTACGGCGACTGCGTCATCAACCTGCTCGACACGCCCGGCCACCAGGACTTCTCGGAAGACACCTACCGCGTGCTGACCGCCGTGGACGCCGCGCTGATGGTGATCGACGCGGCCAACGGCGTGGAGCCGCAGACCCGCCGCCTGCTGCAGGTCTGCCGCGCCCGCAACACGCCGATCCTGACGTTCATCAACAAGATGGACCGCGAGGTGAAAGACCCGCTGGCGCTGATGGACGAGATCGAGCAGGAGCTGGGCATGACCGTCGTGCCCTTCACCTGGCCGGTCGGCATGGCCAAGTTCTTCCACGGCGTGATGGACCTGCGCGAGGACCAGATGCGCCTGTTCGCGCCGGGCGAGGACCGCGCTGGCGGCGACGAGGAAGTGCTGCACGGGCTGGAGAACCCGGTCCACGCCGAACGTTTCGGCGCGCCCTACGAGCAGGCGCTGGGCGAGGTCGAGCTGGTGCGCGAAGCCGCGCCGGCCTTCGACCACGCCGAGTTTCTGGCCGGCCGACAGACGCCGATGTTCTTCGGCTCGGCGATCAACAACTTCGGCGTGCGCGAAATCCTCGATGCGCTGGTGGCCCTGGCCCCGCCGCCCGGCAATCGGCAAGCGATCGAGCGCACCGTGGAACCGACCGAGCCGAAGTTCACCGGCGTCGTCTTCAAGGTGCAGGCCAACATGGACCCGGCGCACCGCGACCGCATCGCCTTCGTGCGCGTGTCCTCGGGCAAGTTCATCCGCGGCATGCGCCTGAAGGTCGTGCGCAACGGCAAGGAAATGCGCCCGCAGACCGTGGTGAGCTTCCTGTCACAGCGGCGCGAGCTGGTCGACGAGGCGGTGGCCGGCGACATCATCGGCATCCCGAACCACGGCGTGCTGCAGCTCGGCGACACGCTGACCGAGGGCGAGATGCTGCACTACACGGGCCTGCCATTCTTCGCGCCGGAAAGCTTCCGCACGGTGGAAATCAAGGATCCGCTGCGTGGCAAGCAGTTGCGCCAAGGGCTGCAGCAGTTGGGCGAGGAAGGCGCGATCCAGGTGTTCAACCCGGTCGCCGGCGGCTCGCTGATGCTGGGCGCGATCGGGCAACTGCAGTTCGAAGTCGTGCTGCACCGCCTGAAGGGCGAGTACGGCGTGGACGCGCGGCTGGACCCGTGCCGTTTCTCCATCGCCCGCTGGATCACCAGCGAGGACGAGAACAAGCTCAAGCGCTTCATCGAGTCGGAGCAGCTGCGCATCGCCTACGACGTGGTCGGCGCGCCGGCCTTCCTGGTGCAGTACAGCTCGGACCTGCGCGTCGCGCAGGAGCGGGCGCCGGACATCCAGTTCCACGCAATGCGGGAGCACTCGGGGCGGGTGTTCGGGCAGGCGCCGACGCTGTAA
- a CDS encoding aldo/keto reductase: MPLSTRIQLDRPALSPVIAGCWRMADWGWTPMERLRWIEQCLDRGVTTFDHADIYGGYTVEALFGEALALAPHLRHRMQLVSKCGIQLLHPARPEHRLKSYDTSGEHLVASVENSLRALHTDRLDLLLIHRPDPLMNPFEVAETFTRLHAAGKVRAFGVSNFTPSQFALLHQSVPLVTNQIELHPLHRAPLHDGTLDQLLGLNLRPMVWSPLAGGRLFTGTAPDALRVRAALEDIGRRHGVSPATVAYAWLMRHPSRPQPLVGSQRIAALDEALAALGLVMDAQTWHELWSAGEGAEVA, encoded by the coding sequence ATGCCGCTGAGCACCCGAATTCAACTGGACCGACCCGCACTGTCCCCGGTCATCGCCGGCTGCTGGCGCATGGCCGACTGGGGCTGGACGCCGATGGAGCGCCTGCGCTGGATCGAGCAGTGCCTGGACCGCGGCGTGACCACCTTCGACCACGCTGACATCTACGGCGGCTACACCGTCGAAGCCCTGTTCGGCGAGGCGCTGGCGCTGGCCCCGCACCTGCGCCACCGGATGCAGCTCGTCAGCAAGTGCGGCATCCAGCTGCTGCACCCGGCGCGGCCCGAGCACCGGCTCAAGTCGTACGACACCTCCGGCGAGCACCTGGTCGCCAGCGTGGAGAACAGCCTGCGCGCCCTGCACACCGACCGGCTCGACCTGCTGCTGATCCACCGGCCGGACCCGCTGATGAACCCGTTCGAAGTCGCCGAGACCTTCACGCGGCTGCACGCGGCGGGCAAGGTGCGGGCCTTCGGGGTCTCGAACTTCACGCCGTCGCAGTTCGCCCTGCTGCACCAGTCGGTGCCGCTGGTGACCAACCAGATCGAGCTGCACCCGCTGCACCGCGCGCCGCTGCACGACGGCACGCTCGACCAGTTGCTCGGCCTGAACCTGCGCCCGATGGTCTGGTCGCCGCTGGCGGGCGGGCGGCTGTTCACCGGCACGGCGCCGGATGCGCTGCGCGTGCGTGCCGCGCTGGAAGACATCGGCCGCCGCCACGGTGTTTCGCCGGCCACGGTCGCCTACGCCTGGCTGATGCGCCACCCGAGCCGGCCGCAGCCGCTCGTCGGCAGCCAGCGCATCGCCGCGCTGGACGAGGCGCTGGCCGCGCTCGGACTGGTGATGGACGCGCAGACCTGGCACGAACTCTGGAGCGCCGGAGAAGGTGCCGAGGTGGCCTGA
- the ychF gene encoding redox-regulated ATPase YchF, which produces MSLKCGIVGLPNVGKSTLFNALTKAGIAAENYPFCTIEPNVGVVELPDPRLDKLSEIVQPERIVPAIVEFVDIAGLVAGASTGEGLGNKFLSHIRETDAIVNVVRCFEDENVIHVAGKVDPIADIEVIQTELCLADMGTVEKSLHRYSKVARSGDKDAAALVKVLEKCQAALDQALPVRSIDFSKEELVILKPLCLITAKPAMFVGNVDESGFENNPFLDRLREFAAKQNAPVVAICAKTEAELSEMEDEDRAMFLAEMGQDEPGLNRLIRSAFKLLGLQTYFTAGVKEVRAWTIHVGDTAPQAAGVIHTDFEKGFIRAQTIAFEDFIAFKGEQGAKDAGKMRAEGKEYVVKDGDVLNFLFSS; this is translated from the coding sequence ATGAGCCTCAAGTGCGGCATCGTCGGCCTGCCCAACGTCGGCAAGTCCACCCTCTTCAATGCGCTGACCAAGGCCGGCATCGCCGCCGAGAACTACCCGTTCTGCACCATCGAGCCCAACGTCGGCGTGGTGGAGCTGCCGGACCCCCGGCTGGACAAGCTCTCCGAGATCGTCCAGCCGGAGCGGATCGTGCCGGCCATCGTCGAGTTCGTGGACATCGCCGGGCTGGTGGCGGGCGCGTCCACGGGTGAAGGCCTGGGCAACAAGTTCCTCTCGCACATCCGCGAGACCGACGCCATCGTCAACGTCGTGCGCTGCTTCGAGGACGAGAACGTCATCCACGTCGCCGGCAAGGTCGACCCGATCGCCGACATCGAGGTGATCCAGACCGAACTCTGCCTGGCCGACATGGGCACGGTCGAGAAGAGCCTGCACCGCTATTCCAAGGTGGCCCGCTCCGGCGACAAGGACGCCGCGGCGCTGGTCAAGGTGCTGGAGAAGTGCCAGGCGGCGCTGGACCAGGCCCTGCCGGTGCGCTCGATCGACTTCAGCAAGGAAGAGCTGGTCATCCTCAAGCCGCTGTGCCTGATCACCGCCAAGCCGGCGATGTTCGTGGGCAACGTGGACGAGAGCGGCTTCGAGAACAACCCCTTCCTTGACCGCCTGCGCGAGTTCGCCGCGAAGCAGAACGCGCCCGTCGTGGCCATCTGCGCCAAGACCGAGGCCGAGCTGTCCGAGATGGAGGACGAGGACCGCGCGATGTTCCTGGCCGAGATGGGGCAGGACGAGCCGGGCCTGAACCGCCTGATCCGCTCGGCCTTCAAGCTGCTGGGCCTGCAGACCTACTTCACCGCCGGCGTGAAGGAAGTGCGCGCCTGGACCATCCACGTCGGCGACACCGCGCCGCAGGCGGCGGGCGTGATCCACACCGACTTCGAGAAGGGCTTCATCCGCGCCCAGACCATCGCCTTCGAGGACTTCATTGCCTTCAAGGGCGAGCAGGGCGCGAAGGACGCCGGCAAGATGCGCGCGGAAGGCAAGGAATACGTCGTCAAGGACGGTGACGTGCTGAACTTCCTGTTCTCGAGCTGA
- a CDS encoding beta strand repeat-containing protein translates to MSTTYSTVTSRTNGTTGTGLDQLVDAIHADNSLAGNNSAAEITGGASAADQLNRIIVEAALATGAAADRVFTAAEVVAMNAWIRANRLVQWTALHGDDETAEETGYHQVQNDGADTNYRGQNLLNTVIDGVYHMGFEIQNGAFLNEDGNANATVEQVAGWLTQFWQDRATTGTGLDRAVALIQADAGLAAGTTQADIAGGQDAANGLNQLIAQGLAATNAAADGSISVADVTALNAWVRADATRLAQFTALHGDDENGEETGYHLVQNDGANTQYFGKNLVNTVLDGIYHIGFQIQGANLLNEDGNTNAALTDVASWLNYFYIDQSSTGTGLDRIVDAIKTDAGLARNTTAADINAGAGYANSFNQLIVQAITATNAMGDGWITSEDLRAMNTWVRSDATRLAQFTALHGDDENGEETGYHLVQNDGANTNYFGKNLVNTVADGLYHFGFQIQGNNFLNEDGNANAALSDVGNWLNYFYKGATWVNGNDTAETLTGSAAAEEIVARGGNDVVDGGTGNDLIWGGGGNDTLLGGAGDDLVYAGSGDDRLDGGQGNDTYRVTGTQAEGWASFEGYDTYVDSAGTDTVQAYGNNVDIGVVGWTGTGVETIDGTRATGTVTVIDNSSANLLDFRTTTLVGGNVRIDGNAGNDTLYGSAGHDTLISGIGNDVIDGGAGNDTYRVTGNQAGGWASFHGYDAYSDTGTSNSSADRLQAIGTGDVDIGVTGWGATGIEVIDGSGATGTTRLVGDGSANVLNFSATTFVGSHFLFNGGAGNDTITGTAGSDVIMGDIGDDKVDGGNGADTYRITGNQAGGWASFHSYDTYADTGTSGVDTLQAVGTGDVDIGMDGWSAANGIEVIDGSGAAGLTRLIGNGSANVLNFSATTFVGSHFLFNGGAGNDTITGTAGSDVIMGDIGDDKVDGGNGADTYRITGNQAGGWASFHSYDTYADTGTSGIDTLQAVGTGNVDIGLEGWSAANGVEVIDLRSVVGTARILGSGNANLLDFRATTLLQNTSGLLVDGSWGNDTVHGSAGADTLIGSYGNDSVDGGLGNDSYVVGRGLGSDRLNDTDATAGNTDTLTFTGGVTADQLWFRHVGNDLEVRIVGTYETTTIANWYSGSAQHIEQIRTSDGKTLRDTQVDSLVSAMAGFAVPAAGQSTLNPTYQAVLLPLISSSWT, encoded by the coding sequence ATGAGCACGACTTACTCGACGGTGACCAGCCGCACGAACGGCACGACGGGCACCGGTCTGGACCAGCTGGTGGATGCGATCCACGCCGACAACAGCCTCGCGGGCAACAACAGCGCGGCCGAGATCACCGGCGGGGCGTCGGCGGCCGACCAGCTCAACCGGATCATCGTCGAGGCAGCACTGGCCACCGGCGCCGCGGCGGACCGCGTCTTCACCGCCGCCGAGGTCGTTGCGATGAACGCCTGGATCCGCGCCAACCGCCTGGTGCAGTGGACGGCGTTGCATGGCGACGACGAGACGGCCGAGGAAACCGGTTATCACCAGGTGCAGAACGACGGTGCCGACACCAATTACCGCGGGCAGAACCTGCTCAACACGGTGATCGACGGTGTCTACCACATGGGGTTCGAGATCCAGAACGGCGCTTTCCTCAACGAGGATGGCAACGCCAACGCCACGGTCGAGCAGGTGGCGGGCTGGCTGACGCAGTTCTGGCAGGACCGCGCCACCACCGGCACCGGGCTGGACCGGGCCGTGGCGCTGATCCAGGCCGACGCGGGGCTGGCAGCCGGCACGACACAGGCCGACATCGCCGGTGGGCAGGACGCCGCCAACGGGCTGAACCAGCTGATCGCGCAGGGCCTGGCCGCCACCAATGCCGCCGCGGACGGCTCGATCAGCGTGGCCGACGTGACGGCCCTCAACGCCTGGGTCCGCGCGGACGCGACCCGGCTGGCGCAGTTCACCGCGCTGCATGGCGACGATGAGAACGGCGAGGAAACCGGCTACCACCTGGTCCAGAACGACGGCGCCAACACCCAGTATTTCGGCAAGAACCTGGTCAACACGGTGCTGGACGGGATCTACCACATCGGCTTCCAGATCCAGGGCGCCAACCTGCTCAACGAGGATGGCAACACCAACGCGGCGCTCACCGACGTGGCTTCGTGGCTGAACTATTTCTACATCGACCAGTCGAGCACCGGCACCGGACTGGACCGCATCGTCGACGCGATCAAGACCGACGCGGGACTGGCGCGCAACACGACCGCCGCCGACATCAACGCCGGGGCGGGCTACGCCAACTCGTTCAACCAGTTGATCGTGCAGGCCATCACCGCCACCAACGCGATGGGCGACGGCTGGATCACGTCGGAGGACCTGCGCGCCATGAACACCTGGGTGCGCAGCGACGCGACACGCCTGGCGCAGTTCACGGCCCTGCACGGTGACGACGAGAACGGCGAAGAGACCGGCTACCACCTGGTCCAGAACGACGGCGCCAACACGAATTACTTCGGCAAGAACCTGGTCAACACGGTCGCCGACGGCCTCTACCACTTCGGGTTCCAGATCCAGGGCAACAACTTCCTCAACGAGGACGGCAATGCCAACGCCGCGCTCTCCGACGTGGGCAACTGGCTGAACTACTTCTACAAGGGCGCCACCTGGGTCAACGGCAACGACACCGCTGAAACCCTCACCGGCAGCGCCGCGGCCGAGGAAATCGTCGCCCGCGGCGGCAACGACGTGGTGGACGGTGGCACCGGCAACGACCTGATCTGGGGCGGCGGCGGCAACGACACCCTCCTGGGCGGTGCAGGCGACGACCTGGTCTACGCAGGCTCGGGCGACGACCGCCTGGACGGCGGCCAAGGCAACGACACCTACCGCGTCACCGGCACGCAGGCCGAAGGCTGGGCCAGCTTCGAGGGCTACGACACCTATGTCGACAGCGCCGGCACCGACACGGTCCAGGCCTACGGCAACAACGTGGACATCGGCGTGGTCGGCTGGACCGGCACCGGCGTGGAAACCATCGACGGCACGCGCGCCACGGGCACCGTGACCGTGATCGACAACAGCAGCGCCAACCTGCTCGATTTCCGCACCACCACGCTGGTGGGTGGCAATGTCCGCATCGACGGCAACGCGGGCAACGACACGCTCTACGGCTCGGCTGGCCACGACACGCTCATCAGCGGCATCGGCAACGACGTCATCGACGGCGGCGCCGGCAACGACACCTACCGCGTCACCGGCAACCAGGCCGGCGGCTGGGCCAGCTTCCACGGCTACGACGCCTACAGCGACACGGGCACCAGCAACAGCAGCGCCGACCGGCTCCAGGCCATCGGCACGGGCGACGTGGACATCGGCGTGACCGGCTGGGGCGCGACCGGCATCGAGGTCATCGACGGCAGCGGAGCGACCGGCACGACGCGCCTGGTCGGTGACGGCAGCGCCAACGTCCTGAACTTCAGCGCCACCACCTTCGTCGGCAGCCACTTCCTGTTCAACGGTGGTGCCGGCAACGACACCATCACCGGCACCGCCGGCAGCGACGTCATCATGGGCGACATCGGCGATGACAAGGTCGATGGCGGCAACGGCGCCGACACCTACCGCATCACCGGCAACCAGGCTGGTGGCTGGGCCAGCTTCCACAGTTACGACACCTACGCCGACACCGGCACCTCGGGCGTCGACACGCTGCAGGCGGTCGGCACCGGCGACGTGGACATCGGCATGGACGGCTGGAGCGCGGCCAATGGCATCGAGGTCATCGACGGCAGTGGCGCAGCGGGCCTCACCCGCCTGATCGGCAACGGCAGTGCCAACGTCCTGAACTTCAGCGCCACCACCTTCGTCGGCAGCCACTTCCTCTTCAACGGCGGCGCCGGCAACGACACCATCACCGGCACCGCTGGCAGCGACGTCATCATGGGCGACATCGGCGATGACAAGGTCGATGGCGGCAACGGCGCCGACACCTACCGCATCACCGGCAACCAGGCTGGCGGCTGGGCCAGCTTCCACAGCTACGACACCTACGCCGACACCGGCACCTCGGGTATCGACACGCTGCAAGCCGTCGGCACGGGCAACGTGGACATCGGGCTGGAGGGCTGGAGTGCAGCCAACGGCGTCGAGGTGATCGACCTGCGCAGCGTGGTGGGCACCGCGCGCATCCTCGGCAGCGGCAACGCCAACCTGCTCGACTTCCGCGCCACCACGCTGCTGCAGAACACCAGCGGCCTGCTGGTCGATGGCAGCTGGGGCAACGACACGGTCCATGGCAGCGCGGGCGCCGACACCCTGATCGGCAGCTACGGCAACGACTCGGTCGATGGTGGCCTGGGCAATGACAGCTACGTGGTCGGCCGCGGCCTGGGCTCGGACCGCCTCAACGACACCGACGCCACCGCCGGCAACACCGACACGCTGACCTTCACCGGCGGCGTGACCGCGGACCAGCTCTGGTTCCGCCACGTCGGCAACGACCTGGAGGTGCGCATCGTCGGCACCTACGAGACCACGACCATCGCCAACTGGTACAGCGGCAGTGCCCAGCACATCGAGCAGATCAGGACCAGCGATGGCAAGACGCTGCGGGACACCCAGGTGGACAGTCTGGTCAGCGCGATGGCCGGTTTTGCCGTGCCGGCCGCCGGCCAGTCGACGCTGAATCCGACGTACCAGGCGGTGCTGCTGCCGTTGATCAGCAGCAGCTGGACCTGA
- a CDS encoding MOSC domain-containing protein, with the protein MHSLDPEMAQHGDDDGSSPVTIASLHVYPIKSCAGLSLAQTELAATGFAHDRQWMLIDDQHEFLSQREHARMALIRPALGDGGGWTVTAPGCAPLVLPVVAAGEALRVRVWDDAVDARAASVAADRWCSDFLGVPVRLVQFVPGQRRLSSARWTGALEAENSFSDGYPILVTTVAALDELNRRLVLGHHAPVTMARFRPNLVLDGLGPHGEDGLDELQFDTPDGPVTLRLVKPCPRCPIPNIDPDTAVAGHEPGDTLSRYRADARVDGAITFGMNAVIVEGVGRRLVAGQGGRGTVRF; encoded by the coding sequence ATGCATTCCCTTGACCCTGAAATGGCACAGCACGGCGACGACGACGGCAGCAGCCCCGTCACGATCGCCAGTCTGCACGTCTACCCCATCAAGTCCTGCGCTGGCCTGTCGCTGGCGCAGACCGAACTCGCTGCCACCGGCTTCGCGCACGACCGCCAGTGGATGCTGATCGACGACCAGCACGAGTTCCTCAGCCAGCGCGAGCACGCCCGCATGGCGCTGATCCGACCGGCGCTCGGCGACGGCGGCGGGTGGACCGTGACGGCGCCCGGCTGTGCGCCGCTCGTGCTGCCGGTGGTGGCCGCGGGCGAGGCGCTGCGCGTGCGGGTCTGGGACGACGCCGTGGACGCCCGCGCCGCCAGCGTGGCCGCGGACCGCTGGTGCAGCGACTTCCTCGGCGTGCCGGTGCGGCTGGTGCAGTTCGTGCCGGGGCAGCGTCGGCTCTCCAGCGCCCGCTGGACCGGCGCGCTCGAAGCGGAAAACAGCTTCTCCGACGGCTATCCCATCCTCGTCACCACGGTGGCCGCGCTGGACGAGCTGAACCGCCGCCTCGTGCTCGGTCACCACGCACCGGTGACGATGGCACGCTTTCGCCCCAACCTCGTGCTCGACGGCCTCGGCCCGCACGGCGAGGACGGGCTGGACGAGCTGCAGTTCGACACGCCGGACGGCCCGGTCACGCTGCGGCTGGTCAAGCCCTGCCCGCGCTGTCCGATCCCCAACATCGACCCCGACACCGCCGTCGCTGGCCACGAACCGGGTGACACGCTCTCGCGCTACCGGGCCGATGCGCGCGTGGACGGGGCGATCACCTTCGGGATGAACGCGGTGATCGTCGAGGGGGTGGGACGGCGGCTGGTAGCCGGGCAGGGCGGGCGGGGGACGGTGCGGTTCTGA
- a CDS encoding FAD-dependent monooxygenase, which yields MNAPSSHVLYPAPAGSPSLDVLIRGSGPVGMGLALALARDGLRVGLLGALPKKDAAPDVRAYALNAGSVTLLRELRVWDALPEDARTAVQDMRIHGDDGGAIEFSAWQQGIGELAWIVDAAALEQALGEAVRYAPHVQRLTQPAAAQLTAVCEGKDSATRELLGAGFESFPYGHHGVAARLVSDQPHHGTAWQWFRHPDVLALLPFDRPQVAHGFGLVWSQPQAEAERLLALSDTEFETELNAATGGAAGTLRLGSPRAAWPLRLGHAQRWCGPGWVLLGDAAHAVHPLAGQGLNLGLADVRALARVLVEARRTMPWKPLGDERTLRRYARERSTPTRAMSGLTDGLLHLFAQPSAPLKELRNHGMTLVHHLGPLKRWLTARALDA from the coding sequence ATGAATGCGCCCTCCTCCCATGTTCTGTACCCGGCTCCGGCCGGCTCGCCTTCGCTCGACGTGCTGATCCGCGGCAGCGGCCCGGTCGGCATGGGCCTGGCGCTGGCGCTGGCGCGGGACGGGCTGCGTGTCGGCCTGCTCGGCGCACTGCCGAAGAAAGACGCCGCGCCGGACGTGCGCGCCTATGCGCTGAACGCCGGCTCGGTCACCCTGCTGCGCGAGCTGCGCGTGTGGGACGCGCTGCCCGAGGACGCCCGCACCGCCGTGCAGGACATGCGCATCCACGGCGACGACGGCGGGGCGATCGAGTTCAGCGCCTGGCAGCAGGGCATCGGCGAGCTGGCGTGGATCGTGGACGCTGCGGCGCTGGAGCAGGCGCTCGGGGAGGCCGTGCGCTACGCCCCGCATGTGCAGCGGCTGACGCAGCCCGCCGCCGCGCAGCTCACCGCCGTCTGCGAGGGCAAGGATTCGGCCACGCGCGAACTGCTGGGTGCAGGCTTCGAGTCCTTCCCCTACGGCCACCACGGTGTGGCCGCCCGCCTGGTCAGCGACCAGCCGCACCACGGCACCGCCTGGCAGTGGTTCCGCCACCCGGACGTGCTGGCGCTGCTGCCCTTCGACCGGCCGCAGGTCGCGCACGGCTTCGGCCTCGTCTGGTCGCAGCCCCAGGCCGAGGCCGAGCGGCTGCTGGCGCTGTCGGACACCGAATTCGAGACCGAACTGAACGCCGCCACGGGGGGCGCAGCCGGCACGCTGCGGCTGGGCTCGCCCCGGGCCGCATGGCCGCTGCGGCTGGGCCATGCGCAGCGCTGGTGCGGACCGGGCTGGGTGCTGCTGGGGGACGCGGCGCACGCGGTGCATCCGCTGGCCGGGCAGGGCCTGAACCTGGGACTGGCGGATGTGCGGGCGCTGGCGCGGGTGCTGGTCGAGGCCCGGCGCACGATGCCCTGGAAACCGCTCGGCGACGAGCGCACGCTGCGCCGCTATGCCCGCGAACGCAGCACCCCGACCCGCGCCATGAGCGGACTGACCGATGGACTCCTGCACCTTTTTGCACAGCCTTCAGCGCCGCTGAAGGAACTGCGCAACCATGGCATGACTCTGGTACATCATCTCGGCCCGCTCAAGCGCTGGCTGACCGCCCGGGCGCTCGATGCCTGA